A genome region from Piliocolobus tephrosceles isolate RC106 chromosome 8, ASM277652v3, whole genome shotgun sequence includes the following:
- the LOC111550204 gene encoding hyaluronidase-4-like yields MCNPWVAWLGVLPLLILLTQAALKPAMPPVIESQPFSIFWAAPTMYCMPFFNVNINLQVFNIISNPLETQSGSKIAIIYPNELGYYPYFSQDGKSFNGGIPQNVNLSEHLRKAADDIGEAVPWWRSEGLVVIDWESWKPQWDRNRGSRIIYKNHSLAFTRSHHPYWSEMKVETVAREEFENAGKNVMDITLTLALEMRPKCLWGFYLYPDCYNYDYRINPETYTGNCPNDEILRNDQLLWLWEKSAALYPSIYLDKILKSSLNALKFVHYRVTEAMRIAEMARHDYVLPVFIFSRPFYLHSTEALSQEDLVHTIGESAALGAAGVILWGGYEYSASKENCLSMQQSIRGPLGRYAVNVTSAAKLCSQSLCNNHGRCIRKIPESSFYLHMPESSGKKYVLNKSFRFIISEHNKQKTVRDMKNGFVCHCYYGWHGPSCQDHSSDLLREMNKVPTVNFNLLVFLSMAFPVILLKNFLALTTMPIFP; encoded by the exons ATGTGTAACCCATGGGTGGCGTGGTTAGGAGTGCTGCCACTCCTTATCCTGTTAACTCAGGCAGCCCTCAAACCAGCAATGCCTCCGGTGATAGAGAGCCAGCCTTTTAGCATTTTCTGGGCAGCCCCCACAATGTACTGTATGCCTTTCTTCAACGTGAATATAAATCTTCAAGTATTTAACATTATATCAAATCCTTTAGAGACTCAGAGTGGGTCAAAAATTGCCATAATTTATCCAAATGAATTAGGGTATTACCCTTACTTCTCTCAAGATGGAAAATCCTTTAATGGAGGAATACCGCAGAACGTGAACCTTTCTGAACATCTTAGGAAAGCTGCTGATGACATTGGAGAAGCTGTCCCTTGGTGGAGATCAGAAGGGCTGGTTGTTATTGACTGGGAAAGTTGGAAACCCCAATGGGATAGAAATCGGGGCAGcagaataatatataaaaaccaCTCTTTAGCCTTCACTAGAAGCCATCATCCTTACTGGTCGGAAATGAAAGTGGAAACAGTTGCCCGAGAGGAATTTGAAAATGCTGGAAAAAATGTCATGGACATTACTCTCACATTGGCTTTAGAAATGAGACCAAAATGTTTATGGGGCTTTTATCTCTACCCAGACTGCTACAATTATGATTACAGAATAAATCCAGAGACGTACACAGGTAATTGTCCGAATGATGAAATTCTCCGCAATGACCAACTTCTGTGGCTGTGGGAAAAAAGCGCAGCGCTTTATCCTTCAATATATTTGGATAAAATACTGAAGTCAAGCTTAAATGCTTTGAAATTTGTTCATTATCGGGTGACAGAAGCCATGAGGATTGCTGAAATGGCTAGACATGACTATGTTttgccagtttttattttttccagaccATTTTATTTGCATAGTACTGAAGCTCTGTCACAG GAGGACTTAGTGCATACAATTGGCGAAAGTGCTGCATTGGGGGCAGCGGGAGTAATATTGTGGGGAGGATATGAATATTCTGCTTCAAAG GAGAACTGCTTATCTATGCAACAATCTATCCGAGGGCCTTTGGGCCGTTATGCTGTGAATGTGACCTCTGCAGCCAAGCTCTGCAGTCAGAGTCTATGTAACAATCATGGAAGATGTATTCGAAAAATACCTGAGTCCTCCTTCTATCTGCATATGCCTGAAAGCAGTGGTAAGAAATATGTTCTAAACAAGAGTTTCAGATTCATCATTTCTGAACACAATAAACAGAAGACAGTAAGAGACATGAAGAATGGATTTGTGTGTCACTGCTATTATGGCTGGCATGGACCATCTTGTCAGGATCACTCTTCAGATCTCCTAAGAGAGATGAATAAGGTTCCTACTGTTAACTTCAATTTATTAGTTTTTCTCAGTATGGCTTTTCCTGTGATTCtgctaaaaaattttttagccCTTACTACAATGCCAATTTTTCCCTGA